DNA from Solanum stenotomum isolate F172 chromosome 3, ASM1918654v1, whole genome shotgun sequence:
TGCAGAAGAAGATGTGGCCAAACAAATATGACCAAACACAAGTGATTTGATAAGCTACTTGTCAATAGTGTGCATAGATGTGGgaaaaacagaagaaaaaatGGAAGGCAAAGATGACAATACTTCTCAGAATATGAAGGCAGAGCAGTTTATGACATAAAGTGACTTTTTCAAACATTGCCACATATGTCTTTGTCACTGCGTCCTTTTTGTGTATTTTGTGGATACAATTATCTTATTCCCTGGACAACATTGTCCCTCGTGGACTAATTGAAACACTACATAATACTACCTCCGTCTACGTCTACGGCTCAATTGAtgtaatatagtttgatttaacgtaaagtttaataaagaaaaaatgatttttgaaatttatgatctaaaataagttataaatatttgtgtgattacttaataaatatatattataaagaaaGTGAATTGTAATAATTGAGACTGGGAGTAGTTTCATTGTAAAGTCAATTTGTTTGGTTTGTTAGGAACTAATTAATGTTTCTACTACTTTCATTTTAGTAGTATATTTGAAGGTGCATTCATCACGCAACCTTGTAACAAAAACTAgtttttctaaattaaaattaattaacaaatgGGTAGTTAAAATGATACTAAATCATTGCAATTAATGATTAAGAAATCTCCCGTTCATATTGCTTTTTTTCCCATCTTTaagtttgacaaatataagtCAAGCCCCACAAAGAAAACATGGCATAATAGTTTGGTCCACTACTTTTCGTATAGGTGtatacatattattttgaaGCCAAAGTTACATATTTGGTGAGTcagttaaaaataattacattccttagtcaaatatatattattttgtatcaaaaatatatattaattggtTATTATTTTGGTAGCCGGCTATTTATGTCCATTTGTcactatagaaaatatatattattttcttctatattgCCTCATTGTCAAGCAAGTTTTATACTCTTCCTTGTAGGTCTACTTACCATATTATTAAACTTTGGccttaattatgtatttttgtagCACTTTCTCAATGATGGTCCCGTGATagagaggaagaaaaaaaaggaaaaaactgtTCAGTtggtaaataataataataaagatttCTTCAACTTTTGTTTTAACCATTTGAAACTTTACTGGCCCGACTTATTTAGATTCGTGTTTAACCTGAATTGACTTTCGATATATGATGGACAAGGAAGCGCATGGGATATTTGTTAAGCAACAGAATCATTGAAGATGTtgattttaacttatatatgtGGGGCAACTGCTACTTAATCTATGTGACAGATTAAAAGTTGTTGGAAAACTTTGTCTGCTTTTCATGTTTGTTCTACTTGCCCAATAGAAAATATGGTGATGTTTCTTGGACAAGATTGATGATAGTTCAATAACCATTTTAAGGTATAATTAAGTACGCATTTGGCCATAGATATTGAggttcaaatttgaaaatttgaatcgaaatcaaattttttaaatgaaaatatgtaCAAAACTTCAACTTAAATTTGAAATTGCTAATTTTCATAGGTAAATGAATAGGATTTTAAATTCCAAGtgaattcagtttttttttaattgaaaagaCTCGTCATGTTAAATTTtgtaaggaaaaataaaaagcaaTGCTTGACGTAAAGAGATCGTTTGTACCActggaaaaaattaaataaaagaatagTTAGTTACTACATTATGTGTATTTGTAAAAGAAATATGTAGTCTGTAGATATGTGACACCTTAGGATATATATCTTGTTTATGAACAGTGATTTGCTCATTTGATAAGATTGTATAAGAGTTGGAAAAAGTTTTGGTAGTTTTTCATAATTGTGGGGAAGTCCatacaaaatttcaacttcaaatcagcgatttcaaattacaatttaaaaTCATCTCCAAATGGCCCTAAGTCTTACTGGAAATTTTCAAAGGTCATTAGGTTATCTAGAACTAGAAGAAACAGTTCACAAAATAATGACTTATGAGCTGAGTAGTTGTGGAAATATTTGTTTTCAATCTAGCCAGATTCCATGTCCAGTGAGTGATTCACATTTCACACATATCTGATTTGTAATTCTACAAGACAACTGTTAAACTTAATGCAAATAGCTAGTGTTAAAATATATTAGTGATGTGCTATAGAAAGCcgaaaaaatttcaagttttgaaAAGGATGTAGACTCCATGAATTGAGCTTCTCCTATAACTTTGATAAAATCTTAattgaaaaagtatttttgttCTTAACAATTTACCTTATCATGTATCAGATCAATCGAATCGTCTCATGTCATCCTGAATAAACACAAGAAAGCAAAAGAATATTTGTTCTTAACAATTTACCAGAGTGATTTGTGAAGCTCTGTAGCCAAATCAAATGATAGAGCATTTGTCCAAACAAGAAAAGTATAAATAGGAAATTTTGTATCCAGGCCTTTGGATTGGAGCCCTGTGTTTGATTTGTTAGCTGAACGCGGACACGGATTTCTCTTCATCTTCCTTAATAGAATTGATGatgaaagcaacttccttcatgTTAGGCCTTGCATCTGGTGATGTATTTATGCATTTGAGAGCTACATGCAACAGATTGATCATTCTTTCTTCATTTACACCCTCTGTAATAAGGGACTTGTCGAAAACTTCACCAGTCCAGTCCGCTCTAACTACTGAATTTACCCACCTAGACAAATCATATCCACTAGCATGAACAGGCTTCCCTGTGAGCAATTCAAGAAGAATCACTCCAAAACTATAAACATCCATATTGAAGGCGTTACGTGCTGTAATTGCAACTGAATCATCTTCTCTGATGCTATGATCACTTTGAGCAACAAATGACTGGTCTTGATTGTTGGGCATTAGACCATACTCGCCGATACAGGCTTCCATGTCATCGTTCAGCAGAATGTTGGTGGATTTCATGTTTCCATGAGGAATATCATCATTCTGAAGGCCTTCATGCATGAATGCTAAGGCCTCTGCAACACTGGCTGCAATAGCTAATCTGCTCGCCCACTCGAAAACTTTACTGCCCTGAGATGCTGAAATGAACAGTTATGCAGTAACTTTACCTTTCCATGTTCATTCTCAAAGAATAATAGACAAACTAGTTACTACTTGATTATTTTTAAGAGTTTTAAGTTCTATTCACTGATGGAGAAAAAGATATTGATACAATCAGATCACTTATCTCGCTACCCAAACTAATAATACTAATTACTATTGTTTCTTTCTTACTTCATCAACCGACAACTATGTTActcaaacttttcaaaaatgtcaGGCAGGTgcgtgtcggatcctccaaaagtaatGCTTTACTGGAGGATCTGACACAGGTGTGGCAATATTTTGGAGAGCCAGAGCAGCGTAGACTGACAAAATACTTTAAGATTTTGAATTAGCTAGACCCTGAATATGGAAAGTGAACTATAGTTCTATCTAACATTTTACTTTACTGATATCAATTCTTGATAGTTCTTACAGGAAGGCCTATTACTCATGTATCATTCTATGGCTTGATATTCAAGTGAGAATATTTAAGTTTGCGCTAATAAAACTTACAATGAAGATGCTTGAATAGACTGCCATTCTGTTGGTACTTGTAAACTGTTAGCTTCTCTTGTTTGGAACTATAGAAGGCAACAAGGGGTAATACATGATGATGCTTCATTCTATGTATTCTCTGCATCCTCTTCTTGAAATCGTCTTTCGAAATATTCCAACCACTGATCCTCTTTACTACCAATGTCACTCCATCAACATTGACCTTGTAAACACTTCCATGATTTCCTTTCCCAATCAATTCAGCTGGAGCTCGAAGCAAATCCTCGAATCTCAATTTATTAGCCAGAGGACTTGAAAGGATTTCAAATGATGCTGAGAGCATAGAGTTTTCGGGACTAGATGTTATTGAATATTCTGACCTATTTTTAGGAGTCTTTGTAACACCAGAAGAGCTAATAGTCTTGTTGTGATCCATTGGAGTACTATTGCTCTTTTTCTTCCTTATGAACTTAAAAAGCTTCCATATAAGTAGAAGTATGATAATCAGCCCAAGAATAGCATAGCCAAGATATATAAAGTATGAAACTTTTTTCTCCTTAGCAACTGGATGGGGAGGTGGTGGTGGCGAGGGTGGACATGTGCTTGGCAATGGCACTCCACATAATCTGGGATTACCCGAAAAACTGCTGGAACTAAACTGGCCCTTGACATCAGGAACTGGACCAGTTAAATTATTGTATGAGACATTGAATTCTACAAGATTGGAAAAATCAAATTCAGGTATCTGCCCTGTTAGCTGATTTCTTTCAGCCAAAAAAGTTATCAGCCCTGAGATTCTTGACATATTCGGTATCTGCCCCGAGAAGGCATTGTctgaaattacaatttttttcaaattgctCAACCGCGAAAGAGAGCTTGGTAGATTGCTTGATAATTTGTTGCCACGGAGATACAAATGTGTGAGACGTCTGCAGTTTGATATTTCTTGAGGTAATGTTCCAACAATTTCGTTTTCATTCAAGCTCAGTACAGCAAGGGAAGTAGCCTCACAGACAAAAGAAGCATCAAGAATTCCAGTGAGATTCTTCTGATcaagaacaatattttttacatgttgGTTTCTTGAATCACAAGTTATCCCTTCCCAATTGTTGGTACATGG
Protein-coding regions in this window:
- the LOC125860888 gene encoding probable inactive receptor kinase At2g26730, with translation MIPSTRWVIMSIIFQMLLVLAGSETLEVRRALVKFMNKISIGNISKEVNFGWDLSSDPCTNNWEGITCDSRNQHVKNIVLDQKNLTGILDASFVCEATSLAVLSLNENEIVGTLPQEISNCRRLTHLYLRGNKLSSNLPSSLSRLSNLKKIVISDNAFSGQIPNMSRISGLITFLAERNQLTGQIPEFDFSNLVEFNVSYNNLTGPVPDVKGQFSSSSFSGNPRLCGVPLPSTCPPSPPPPPHPVAKEKKVSYFIYLGYAILGLIIILLLIWKLFKFIRKKKSNSTPMDHNKTISSSGVTKTPKNRSEYSITSSPENSMLSASFEILSSPLANKLRFEDLLRAPAELIGKGNHGSVYKVNVDGVTLVVKRISGWNISKDDFKKRMQRIHRMKHHHVLPLVAFYSSKQEKLTVYKYQQNGSLFKHLHSSQGSKVFEWASRLAIAASVAEALAFMHEGLQNDDIPHGNMKSTNILLNDDMEACIGEYGLMPNNQDQSFVAQSDHSIREDDSVAITARNAFNMDVYSFGVILLELLTGKPVHASGYDLSRWVNSVVRADWTGEVFDKSLITEGVNEERMINLLHVALKCINTSPDARPNMKEVAFIINSIKEDEEKSVSAFS